A window of the Zeugodacus cucurbitae isolate PBARC_wt_2022May chromosome 2, idZeuCucr1.2, whole genome shotgun sequence genome harbors these coding sequences:
- the LOC105219331 gene encoding arrestin domain-containing protein 17, with the protein MPIECLITFDNNPQGVYYAGQELSGIVDLSVDATKRIKAIHITVSGYAKIRWIKKGYPRDSERAMCRAYRSYLSSRSYVLGSCASSSCMDWSAGDYSYTFHVILPDNLPTSFDGKYGQIHYEIITTIDRPARYPKVFKLPFTVIQPLDLNLDTIYRVPLEILDRKRFWSFCCPTGPLTVKFSTPYCGYAPGQKIHFVLYINNESSIDITDCEVKLKQEVSYESHDPQHEYRYDKHLIARKQFGNVLRWSRKVYRGYLSLPSIPPSSLKIVCPINITYLIKIIIKPTDFHWKMKLKIPLTIGSIPIIDSMAAAAGLPSLLETQYAIRRGYYNGRRLLRQSADETGAEQTADVATEEAAGESPQESNEAEAAGGRSDIPTLLITDDDNPPDYKLMMPPSYEDAMALSDKFCDDSEYLQNVSLSSIVSNETTESFKPRYPVYYEYETPIIPPETLYDESPSQLRIELQSSDSTDSSHQPLSATSFNIFRKEKK; encoded by the exons ATGCCCATTGAGTGCCTTATTACCTTTGATAATAATCCCCAAGGTGTTTACTATGCTGGGCAGGAGCTGTCCGGCATTGTTGACCTCAGCGTCGACGCAACAAAGCGCATTAAAG CCATACACATCACAGTTAGCGGTTATGCGAAGATACGTTGGATAAAAAAAGGTTATCCGCGCGATAGTGAACGTGCTATGTGTCGTGCGTATCGCTCATATCTATCGTCGCGTTCGTATGTGCTCGGCTCATGTGCGAGCAGTTCGTGTATGGACTGGTCGGCCGGCGATTACTCGTATACGTTTCACGTAATACTGCCAGACAATCTGCCCACCTCATTCGATGGTAAATATGGGCAGATACACTATGAGATTATCACCACAATCGATCGGCCAGCTCGATATCCGAAGGTCTTCAAGTTGCCATTTACGGTGATACAGCCGTTAGATTTGAATTTGGACACGATTTATAGG GTCCCTCTCGAAATCCTCGATCGCAAACGTTTCTGGAGCTTTTGCTGTCCTACAGGCCCGTTAACTGTGAAATTCTCCACGCCCTATTGCGGTTACGCACCCGGCCAAAAAATTCATTTCGTCCTTTATATTAACAACGAATCGTCCATTGATATCACGGACTGTGAAGTCAAACTGAAGCAGGAAGTGAGTTACGAGTCGCATGATCCACAACATGAGTACCGTTATGATAAACATCTTATCGCACGCAAACAATTCGGTAATGTTTTGCGTTGGAGTCGTAAAGTTTATCGTGGATATCTCAGTTTACCCTCCATACCGCCGTCGTCATTGAAAATTGTATGCCCCATTAATATCACTTATCTGATAAAGATTATAATTAAGCCAACGGATTTTCATTGGAAGATGAAACTAAAAATACCGTTAACTATCGGTAGTATACCAATTATAGATAGTATGGCAGCAGCGGCAGGCTTGCCAAGTTTATTAGAAACACAATATGCAATTAGACGTGGATATTATAATGGGCGCCGACTGTTGAGACAGAGCGCAGACGAGACTGGAGCGGAGCAGACAGCTGATGTGGCAACGGAAGAAGCCGCTGGTGAGTCACCGCAGGAGAGTAATGAAGCTGAAGCTGCTGGCGGCCGCAGCGATATACCAACACTGCTTATAACCGATGATGACAATCCGCCCGATTATAAACTAATGA TGCCGCCTTCGTATGAAGATGCCATGGCGTTAAGTGATAAATTCTGTGATGACAGCGAATACTTGCAAAATGTCAGCTTAAGTAGCATTGTTTCCAATGAAACGACCGAGTCGTTTAAGCCACGCTATCCCGTCTACTACGAGTACGAGACTCCCATCATACCGCCCG AAACACTCTACGATGAGTCACCCTCGCAACTGCGTATCGAGTTACAGTCATCGGATTCGACCGATTCATCACATCAACCGCTTAGTGCCACCAGTTTCAATATCTTTCGTAAAGAGaagaaataa
- the LOC105219340 gene encoding arrestin domain-containing protein 3 isoform X1, with the protein MPTMCSFQLDRMDVVYNSGEYIHGRIVLKTEKMKRVNAVYVTLEGEARVQWSLSGKSDSANYCGHQQYLYTRTNVFDSTEFRAGTHVYVLRLRIPSGCPSSCKGPYGFIAYNISLTIAKPWTFDEVFRKPITVVQALNLNHNPEYGLPIRDENVKYLCNWPCTSGPIMYTLLLPYNGFVARQQITFFLEVDNQSPHYDISSIEASLKQHFIFLARQPYKRNFYTKTLAKSIITERTLRLSKRMYQGTVCVPSDTPRSTLNPNYIVFVHYTLQVKLKTGYFHYDTDLSVPVVIGTIPLQQRGVQLVTTQPRRISTRDISTLEEEDGDVAGEQWSVQAEINQTEEDGEGDDDDDDDDFIQPVASSHATPRRTRAQDISNNNEEDEPPSYDSCLPPSFSFATLSSQQTLDSVGHSSDTKSRGQRTIKLPKFPGYDIVASSTQAINMSADSAFSLNYYRSYGSLGTGHTGRSLDTFASSCGVLSETDEHVHDANEGDDDDDEDIF; encoded by the exons ATGCCAACGATGTGTTCATTTCAATTGGACCGCATGGATGTGGTCTACAATAGTGGCGAGTATATACATGGACGCATTGTACTGAAAACGGAAAAAATGAAGCGTGTAAATG CGGTCTATGTAACACTCGAAGGTGAGGCCCGCGTGCAATGGTCTCTCAGCGGCAAAAGTGACTCGGCCAACTACTGTGGCCATCAGCAATATTTATATACGCGCACCAATGTCTTCGACAGTACTGAATTTCGTGCGGGTACACACGTCTATGTGTTGCGCTTGCGCATACCGTCCGGTTGTCCGTCCTCATGCAAAGGCCCCTATGGCTTTATTGCGTACAATATCTCCCTGACCATCGCCAAACCGTGGACATTCGATGAAGTGTTCCGCAAACCCATAACTGTGGTGCAAGCATTAAACCTGAACCACAATCCGGAATATGGC CTGCCAATACGTGATGAGAACGTGAAATATCTCTGCAACTGGCCATGCACTTCGGGACCCATTATGTACACATTACTACTGCCTTACAATGGTTTCGTCGCGCGACAGCAAATTACGTTTTTCCTCGAAGTGGACAATCAGTCGCCACATTATGACATTTCCAGCATTGAGGCTTCACTCAAACAACACTTTATTTTCCTCGCTCGACAGCCATATAAACGCAATTTCTATACGAAAACACTGGCGAAAAGCATAATTACGGAGCGTACGCTGCGACTGAGCAAACGCATGTATCAGGGTACCGTCTGTGTACCCTCCGATACGCCGCGCTCAACACTGAATCCcaattatattgtttttgtgcatTACACACTGCAAGTGAAGTTGAAGACCGGCTATTTTCACTACGATACAGATCTATCGGTGCCAGTGGTAATCGGTACCATACCGTTGCAACAACGTGGTGTGCAGTTGGTGACCACGCAGCCACGTCGAATAAGTACCCGTGATATATCAACACTAGAGGAAGAGGACGGTGATGTGGCAGGTGAACAGTGGAGTGTGCAGGCGGAAATTAATCAAACAGAAGAGGATGGTGAGggagatgatgatgatgatgacgatgatttTATCCAACCAGTAGCTAGTAGCCATGCGACGCCACGGCGTACACGTGCCCAGGATATATCCAACAACAATGAGGAAGATGAGCCGCCATCATATGACAGTTGCt TACCTCCGTCCTTCAGTTTTGCTACGCTCAGCAGCCAACAGACACTGGATAGTGTTGGACATTCATCGGATACGAAATCACGTGGGCAACGTACAATTAAGTTGCCCAAATTTCCTGGTTATGACATTGTTGCTTCCTCCACACAGGCCATTAATATGTCTGCAGACTCGGCTTTTAGCTTAAACTACTACCGTTCCTACGGCTCACTTGGCACTGGGCACACCGGACGCAGCCTAGACACTTTCGCCTCTAGTTGTGGTGTGCTCAGCGAAACCGATGAGCATGTACATGATGCCAATGAaggcgatgatgatgatgatgaggacATTTTCTAA
- the LOC105219330 gene encoding pyridoxine/pyridoxamine 5'-phosphate oxidase, with the protein MRLQQLLGVKKMTSSVNLSALRMKYREKKDVFLEENIKVKQPIKLFREWLEEAVKTEELIEPNAACIATVNKDGKPSNRFVLLKDVTDDGFRFFTNYGSHKAQDIADNPNVAMTLYWLPLRRQIRIEGMAEKISKEDSLAYFHQRPRASQIGALASEQSSRIPSRQHLDDIEQEIKKKLGPDGEVPLPNWGGYLIRPHTIEFWQGQTDRLHDRIQFRRGLEVEKEVDGNLIHKGEDGWVYERLAP; encoded by the exons a TGCGATTACAACAGTTGCTGGGCGTAAAGAAAATGACTTCGTCAGTGAATTTATCAG CGCTTCGTATGAAATATCGTGAAAAGAAAGACGTATTTCTCGAAGAAAATATCAAAGTAAAGCAGCCCATTAAGCTATTTCGCGAATGGCTAGAGGAAGCGGTAAAGACAGAGGAACTCATCGAGCCAAATGCCGCCTGCATAGCAACAGTGAATAA agacGGTAAGCCCTCAAATCGTTTTGTGCTACTCAAAGATGTCACCGATGACGGCTTTCGTTTCTTCACCAACTATGGCAGTCACAAAGCACAAGATATTGCGGACAATCCAAATGTGGCAATGACACTTTACTGGTTGCCACTACGTCGACAGATACGTATCGAGGGCATGGCAGAGAAGATATCTAAAGAAGATTCACTAGCGTATTTCCATCAACGTCCGCGTGCCTCCCAAATCGGTGCTTTGGCTAGCGAGCAGAGTTCGCGTATACCATCACGTCAGCACTTGGATGACATTGAACAGGaaatcaaaaagaaattggGACCTGATGGCGAGGTACCGCTACCAAATTGGGGTGGTTATCTTATACGACCACATActatcgaattttggcagggaCAAACCGATCGCCTACATGATCGCATACAGTTTCGCCGTGGACTAGAAGTTGAGAAG GAAGTCGATGGCAATTTGATACATAAAGGTGAAGACGGCTGGGTCTATGAGCGTTTGGCACCATAG
- the LOC105219340 gene encoding arrestin domain-containing protein 3 isoform X2, producing MPTTCQFQFSRTTPIYYSGEQINGYIALNTTKQLAIEAVYVTLEGEARVQWSLSGKSDSANYCGHQQYLYTRTNVFDSTEFRAGTHVYVLRLRIPSGCPSSCKGPYGFIAYNISLTIAKPWTFDEVFRKPITVVQALNLNHNPEYGLPIRDENVKYLCNWPCTSGPIMYTLLLPYNGFVARQQITFFLEVDNQSPHYDISSIEASLKQHFIFLARQPYKRNFYTKTLAKSIITERTLRLSKRMYQGTVCVPSDTPRSTLNPNYIVFVHYTLQVKLKTGYFHYDTDLSVPVVIGTIPLQQRGVQLVTTQPRRISTRDISTLEEEDGDVAGEQWSVQAEINQTEEDGEGDDDDDDDDFIQPVASSHATPRRTRAQDISNNNEEDEPPSYDSCLPPSFSFATLSSQQTLDSVGHSSDTKSRGQRTIKLPKFPGYDIVASSTQAINMSADSAFSLNYYRSYGSLGTGHTGRSLDTFASSCGVLSETDEHVHDANEGDDDDDEDIF from the exons ATGCCAACGACTTGCCAATTTCAATTTTCGCGCACTACGCCAATTTACTACAGTGGTGAGCAAATTAATGGATACATTGCATTGAACACCACGAAGCAGCTGGCAATTGAAG CGGTCTATGTAACACTCGAAGGTGAGGCCCGCGTGCAATGGTCTCTCAGCGGCAAAAGTGACTCGGCCAACTACTGTGGCCATCAGCAATATTTATATACGCGCACCAATGTCTTCGACAGTACTGAATTTCGTGCGGGTACACACGTCTATGTGTTGCGCTTGCGCATACCGTCCGGTTGTCCGTCCTCATGCAAAGGCCCCTATGGCTTTATTGCGTACAATATCTCCCTGACCATCGCCAAACCGTGGACATTCGATGAAGTGTTCCGCAAACCCATAACTGTGGTGCAAGCATTAAACCTGAACCACAATCCGGAATATGGC CTGCCAATACGTGATGAGAACGTGAAATATCTCTGCAACTGGCCATGCACTTCGGGACCCATTATGTACACATTACTACTGCCTTACAATGGTTTCGTCGCGCGACAGCAAATTACGTTTTTCCTCGAAGTGGACAATCAGTCGCCACATTATGACATTTCCAGCATTGAGGCTTCACTCAAACAACACTTTATTTTCCTCGCTCGACAGCCATATAAACGCAATTTCTATACGAAAACACTGGCGAAAAGCATAATTACGGAGCGTACGCTGCGACTGAGCAAACGCATGTATCAGGGTACCGTCTGTGTACCCTCCGATACGCCGCGCTCAACACTGAATCCcaattatattgtttttgtgcatTACACACTGCAAGTGAAGTTGAAGACCGGCTATTTTCACTACGATACAGATCTATCGGTGCCAGTGGTAATCGGTACCATACCGTTGCAACAACGTGGTGTGCAGTTGGTGACCACGCAGCCACGTCGAATAAGTACCCGTGATATATCAACACTAGAGGAAGAGGACGGTGATGTGGCAGGTGAACAGTGGAGTGTGCAGGCGGAAATTAATCAAACAGAAGAGGATGGTGAGggagatgatgatgatgatgacgatgatttTATCCAACCAGTAGCTAGTAGCCATGCGACGCCACGGCGTACACGTGCCCAGGATATATCCAACAACAATGAGGAAGATGAGCCGCCATCATATGACAGTTGCt TACCTCCGTCCTTCAGTTTTGCTACGCTCAGCAGCCAACAGACACTGGATAGTGTTGGACATTCATCGGATACGAAATCACGTGGGCAACGTACAATTAAGTTGCCCAAATTTCCTGGTTATGACATTGTTGCTTCCTCCACACAGGCCATTAATATGTCTGCAGACTCGGCTTTTAGCTTAAACTACTACCGTTCCTACGGCTCACTTGGCACTGGGCACACCGGACGCAGCCTAGACACTTTCGCCTCTAGTTGTGGTGTGCTCAGCGAAACCGATGAGCATGTACATGATGCCAATGAaggcgatgatgatgatgatgaggacATTTTCTAA